One Polaribacter reichenbachii genomic window, GCACCCATCATTAGCTCAAGAATAGTTTTTAAGACCTCACAGGTTTTCAAAACCTGTGAGGTCTGTTTCATATAGCTTCCTGTAAGGTTTCTAAAACCTTTTAGGTGTTTGAAAAAGAATTAGTAAAAGAAAGAAAATATGCTGGCAAACAAGTTGCGTTAGCGATTGAAATGGCATCCTTTTTTCTTTTTCAGAAATAAGATATAATGTAAAGCGCGACCTTTAGGTAACGCCCAAATAATAAAATATTAACTAGATACTGAAACAAGTTCAGCATAAATGAAAATTACAGATCATATTAAAAAAGCAGACGGAAAAACATTATTTTCTTTTGAAATTATTCCGCCAAAAAAAGGAAATAATATTCAAGATTTATACAATAATATAGATCCGTTAATGGAGTTTAATCCGCCTTTTATAGACGTAACCACATCTAGAGAAGAGTATGTTTATATAGATAAAGGCAATGGTTTATTAGATAGAAAAATTACCAGAATGCGTCCAGGAACTGTGGGTATTTGTGCTGCAATTAAACATAAATATAATGTAGATACTGTGCCTCATGTTTTGTGTGGTGGTTTTACTAAAGAAGAAACTGAATATGTTTTGGTAGATTGCCAATATTTAGGGATTGATAATGTTATGGCTTTAAGAGGTGATGCTATGAGTCATCAAAAATATTTTAAACCTAATGAAGGTGGTAATCATTTTGCAAAAGACTTAGTAGCCCAGATAAATGATTTAAATAGCGGAAAATACTTGCATAATGTTGTTGAGGCTGATAAATCTTCTGATTTTTGTATTGGTGTTGCTGGTTATCCAGAAAAGCATCTAGAAGCACCTTCTTTACAAACGGATTTAAAACGTTTAAAAGAAAAGGTTGATGCTGGTGCAGATTATGTAGTTACACAGATGTTTTTTGATAATCAAAAGTATTTTGCGTTTGTAGATGCTGCTAAAAAAGCAGGTATTAATGTGCCAATTATTCCAGGTATTAAGCCAATTGCAGTAAAGCGTCATTTACAATTATTGCCACAGGTTTTTAGAATTGATATTCCAGAACCTTTAATTACAGAAGTAGAAAAATGTAAAACTAATAAAGACGTTCGTAAAGTTGGTATTGAGTTTGCGATTCAGCAATCTAAAGAATTATTGGCTGCAGGTGTACCGGTTTTACATTATTATTCTATGGGTAAAAGCGATAATGTTCAGGCAATTGCATCTGAGTTATTTTAACCCAATTTTTATCTGTTAAAAAGTTATATTCTATATGTTAAATTTATATTTAAAGTTGTAAGCATAAACACAATTGATACACAAATAGTAAAAAGCGATTTTTTTAAAAATGGTATCGTAAATAAAATGTTTACTTTTGTAACCTAAAAAAGAAATAACAATCTAAAAAAAATATAAAAATGGCATTAGAAATAACAGACGCAAATTTTGATGAAGTAGTATTAAAATCAGACAAACCAGTATTAGTAGATTTTTGGGCAGCTTGGTGTGGACCTTGTAGAATGGTTGGGCCAATTGTTGATGAAATTCACGCAGAATACGATGGTAAAGCTGTAGTTGGTAAAGTTGATGTTGATGCAAATCAAGAATTTGCTGCAAAATATGGTGTAAGAAATATACCAACTGTTTTAATCTTTAAAAACGGAGAAGTTGTAGACAAGCAAGTAGGTGTAGCACCTAAAAATGTTTACACAGGTAAAATAGATGCTGCTATTTAGTAGTTTATATTTTATAATAGCATAAAGGTTTGGCTAACGTCAAACCTTTTTTTATTTTAGAACTTTTTTATTTTTAGGTTGCAAAAAACAATGTTGCTATGTGTTAAACCAAAATTATTTTTAATGAATAAATACATCTTTTTTTTGTGCTTTCTTTTTTTTATTTCTTGTGATAAAATAGAAGATGAATCAAAATCTAAAGTAGAAACAGGTATTTCTCTTGAACTAGCCAAATACAGAAAACTGCAAATTTCTGATGTTGTTTATAATTTACACTTTAAAATACCAGAAGAAAAACAAGCTGCTATAGCCTCTAGATTGCAAATGCTTTTTAAGGTAAACGATTTAAAAGAAAACTTTCTATTAGATTTTAATGAAGAAGCTACTAAACTTAAATCGTTAAATATAAATGGAAAAACGGTTGAAATAAATGCATTTAATGAGCATATTATTATTGATAAAACAGACTTAGTTTTAGGTAATAATACACTTGAAATTTCTTTTGATGCTGGTGAACAATCTTTAAATAGAAATGATGAGTTTTTGTACACGCTTTTAGTGCCAGATAGAGCAAGTACATTGTTTCCTTGTTTAGATCAACCAGATATTAAAGCAAAATATAATTTAAGAATTACAGCTCCAAAAGATTGGAAGGTTTTAGCTGGTGCTTTTGAAGAAAGTGCTATAGAAGTTGGTGATTTTATAGAACATACTTTTGCAACTTCAGATTTAATGAGTACTTATTTGTTTTCTTTTGTAGCTGGTAAGTTTACAGAAGAAACTAAAAATCCTGGTGCTTTTGACATGCGTTTTTTATACAGAGAAAACAGCAAAGAAAAGATTGACGAAAGTGTAGATAGAGTTTACAAAATTCATCAAAATGCTATCGATTTTTTAGAAGATTATACAGCTGTAGATTTCCCATATCAAAAAATGGATTTTGCTGCAATTCCGCCTTTTCAATATGGAGGGATGGAACACGTTGGTGCAATTCAGTACAGACAATCTTCTTTGTTTTTAGATAAAAATGCAACTCAAAATCAGAAATTAGGAAGAGCAAAATTAATTGCCCACGAAACATCGCATATGTGGTTTGGAGATTTGGTTACAATGCGTTGGTTTAATGATGTTTGGATGAAAGAGGTTTTTGCTAATTTTATGGCAGATAAAATTGTAAATCCTGTTTATCCAGAGATAAATCATACGTTAAGTTTTATGATGTCTCATTACCCAAGTGCTTACTCAGAAGATAGGACAAAAGGTACAAATCCTATTCGTCAAAACTTAGACAATTTAAAAAATGCAGGTTCTTTATATGGTAGAATTATCTACAATAAAGCACCAATTATGATGCGTCAATTAGAAACTTTATTAGGTAAAGATGCTTTTCAAGAAGGAATTCAAGATTATATAAAAACCTATAAAAATTCTAATGCAGATTGGGAGGAATTGGTTGCTATTTTAGATGAAAAATCTACAGATGATATTAAAACTTGGTCAGATGTTTGGGTAAATTCATCAGGTAGACCAATTTTTACTGAAGAAATTGAATACAATTCAAGAGGACATGTTACGAAATTCATCCTTCATCAAAATGCAGAAGATGGTTCAGATAAAATTTGGACACAATCTTTTAAAATACAATTAAGAGATGCAAGAGGTTTTATAAAGAACATCAACATAAAAAATATGGGCAAATCTTTTGATGTTACAGAAGCTGTGAAAGGTTTTAAACCTGGGCAAATTTTGTACAATACAAACGGATTTGGTTATGGCGTTTTTCCTATTTATAAAGACGAAGTTTATACCTATAAAGATGTAAAAGATGAGGTTTCTAGAGGATATCAGTTCATAAATTTATATGAGAATATGTTAATTGGTGAAATCGCCCCTATTGAAGTATATAAATTTTATTTAGAGGATGTTAGACAAGAAAATAATGAGCTGATTTTAGGATATATAACCAATGGTTTAAATACAATTTTCTGGAAATTTTTAAATGAAAAACAAAGAGAAGATTGGTTGCCGATTACAGAAAAAGTATTAAAAGAAACTTTGTCTAAAAACAAACCTAAAAATATTAAGAAAATAGTATATAATTTGTTATCTAAAGTGGGCTATAATAAATCTTCTCAGAAAACATTATACGCACTTTGGAGCAAAGAAGGTGAAGTTGAAAATCTCTTTTTAAATGAAAATGATTACACTGCTTTAGCAATGAAGTTAGCTATTTACGAGCATCCAAAATCAAAAGAAATATTAGAGCAACAATTAATAAGAATATCTAACCCAGATAGAGCAAAACGATTTAGTTGGCTTTTACCATCTTTAGCACCAAAATCTACAGATAGAGATCTATTTATGACATCGCTTTTAGATAAAGAAAACCGACAAAATGAATCTTGGGTATTGGCTGCTTTAAATAATATTCATCATCCTTTAAGGCAAACTGCAGCGTCTAAACATTTAAGACCAATGTTGGCTAAATTAGAAGAAGTACAACTTACAGGTGATATTTTCTTCCCAAAAAGATGGTTAACATCGTCATTTGGGCATTACTCATCTATAGAAGCCAATGATATTGTAGAAGAATTTAGAAGAGAAAACCCTAATTATAATCCTGTTTTAATCAATAAATTATTGCAAAGTACAGATGATAGTTTTAAAGCAGAAAAAATTAGAAAAGTAGAATGAAACTCTCTGAAGTAAAATCATCAGAAATTAAAAATCTAGATTTGTTGGCAAAACAAGTGGTAGAAGGTTTTATTACGGGGATTCATAAAAGTCCGTTTCACGGATTTTCTGTAGAGTTTTCTGAACATAAATTATACAATAAAGGCGAAAGTACACGTCATATAGATTGGAAATTATTTGCCAAAACAGAAAAGCTCTACACCAAAAAATACGAAGAAGAAACCAATTTAAGATGCCATATCATTATCGATAATTCTGCTTCTATGCATTATCCTATAGTAAAAAAGCAGACAATTAACCAATTAAATAAAGTAGGTTTTTCGGCAATTGCAGCAGCTTCTTTAATGGAAATTCTAAAAAGACAAAGAGATGCTGTGGGTTTAAGTATTTATTCTGATAGGTATGAATATTATGCTCCAGAAAAAGGAAGTGAGCGCCACAGAAAAATGTTATTGAATCAATTAGAGCAATTGTTGGTTTCAAATTCTACATCAAACACAGAAACTTATCAATATTTACACGAGATTGCAGAAAAGATTCACAGAAGATCTTTAATTTTTTTGTTTACTGATATGTTTCAAACCTCTAAAGAAGATGAAGTGCTTTTTGATGCATTAAGACATTTAAAATATAATAAACACGAAGTCGTTTTGTTTCATACTTATGATGAAAAAACAGAAGTCGGTTTTAATTTTGATAATGCCCCAAAGAAATTTGTAGATGTAGAAACTGGCGAAGAAATAAATGTTTTTGCAGAGAATGTACAAGAAAAATATAAAGAATTAGCTCAGTCATATTTTAAAAGTTTGAAAAATAAATGTTTACAATATAAAATTGATTATGTTCCTTTAGATATTAACAAAGGCTACAATGATATTTTAACAGCTTATTTACTTCAAAGAAAAAAAAATAAATAATTTTTTTAATTTATGCTTGCAGATCTAAAAAACTGTATTATATTTGCAACCGCTAAAAGCAACGGTCTGGTAGTTCAGCTGGTTAGAATACCTGCCTGTCACGCAGGGGGTCGCGGGTTCGAGTCCCGTCCAGACCGCGAAAAGCACTTCATTTTTGAAGTGCTTTTTTTGTTTTATAAAAATCTTCACAAATTTTAGGTTTAGAACCATTTCTTTCAAAATTTAGGTAAAATGATGCATAAATAAGTTAAATATTAATTTGATGTTCTTTAATTTTTGAGAAACTTTGTTACCATATGAAGTACAAGAAAAGATTTTTAAATAACTGCATCAATAAATGTTTGCTTTTAATTGGTTTTATAGGTTTTTCTATAAGTATACAAGCTCAAAATAGCGGAATTAAAGGTATAGTTACAGATAATCAAAAAATACCTTTAGAAATGGTTTCTGTGGCAATTTTAAGTCCTAAAGATTCTACTTTTTTAAGTTATGCTACTACAGATTTAAAAGGAATATTCCATTTACAAGATGTGCCAAAAGATACAGTTATAATTCAGTTGAATTTATTGGGTTTTACACAGTATTCTAAAAAGTTGGTTTATAACAATAGTTTAATCGATTTAAAAACGATTGTCTTAGAAGATGATGTTAGTAGTTTAGATGAAATTGTAATAGCTGCTGTTGTTCCTATTCAAATAAAAAAAGATACCGTAAGTTATAATGCTAATTCTTTTAAAGTAAATCACGATGATAATATTGAGGGTTTATTAGGTAAACTACCAGGTATGGAGATTGAGGATGGTAAAATAATATCTCAAGGAAATGCTGTTACCAAAATAATGATTGATGGTAAAGAATTCTTTGGTGGTGATCCATCCATCGTATTAAAAAATATTTCTGCAGATGCAATTGCAAAAGTAGAGGTAATTGATAAAAAAAGTGACGAAGCAGAACTTACAGGTGTAAGTGATGGTAACAAACAAATTGTAATTAATTTTACTTTAAAAAAGACGAAAAAGAATCGTGGTTTTGGTAAAGTGTCAGGAGGTTTAGGTTTAGATAATCGTTATTTTGGTAATGCAAATTACAATCAATTTAATTCTAAAACGCAACTATCTGTAATTGGTAAATTCAATAATATTAACATTACAGGTTCTAATATTCAGGGTTTTTTAGAAAATGCAGATGGTGTTGCAGATGAATCTGAAGATGATACCAATGATAATTTTAATATTAAACAGAAGAGTTTAAGTGGTTTTTTAGAAACCAAAGTTACTGGTGTACATTATGGTAGAGAGCTAAAAAAGCGAGAATCTTTAAATGCAGATTATTTTTACAATGCATCAGAAAATAGCGGAATTTCAGAAACCAACAGAATAAATTTTACAAATACTAATAACTTTAATTTCAAATCCACTAACGATTATTTAAATACTACAAACAATCATAATTTCAATTTTAATTACGAAAACAAAGCCAATAAAACCCATACAATAAAGCTTCGTGGTCGTTTTTATACAGATGATAGAAATTATAATTTAGACAGAAAAGGTGTTTACGAGAATGAAAATAATGAGATAGTAACAGAGAATAATCTATTATCAAACAATACTACTTTTAAAAAATATGGGAATATAAATTTTAATCTTTACAGGCGTTTGCTAAAAAAAGGAAGAAGTTTTAATACAGGTTTTAATTGGGTTGTAAATAATTACGATAGAGAAAATGATCAACACACTTTTATCACCAGAAATATTAATACAGATACACCTGTTTATCAAGAAATAATTGCGTTAAGAGATGAAGAGAGTAGCTCTAGTAATTTTAACTTAAGATTTAAATATACAGAACCACTAGGAGGTAATCATTATTTAAATGCAGAGGTTAATGCTAGTTTTTATGATGTAGATGAAAGTACAGATCAATCCAGAACAACGATAAAAACAACAATAGAAGAAGATTTTATAAAGTTCGATTATACATTTTTTCAGAATATAATGCGAACTAAACTTTTTCATAGTTACAATACGCCTAAAATTAATATTTCTACAACAATGGAGTTGTATAATTTAAGGAGAGAGTTTGGTCAAGAAATCGACCAAATTTATACCAAAGAAAAATTGTATGTAACTCCATCTTTTTTCTTTCAATATAAACCCAATAGAGGAGAAAAGCTTAGGTTTACCTATAGAAGAGTAATTAGAGCTCCAAGACCACGTGAAACAAATCCGTTTATTAACGATTTAAGTCCGTATTTTATCAGAACAGGTAATGTAGATTTACAACCAGAAAAAGTGCATTCTTTTGTTTCTTTTTACAATGTTAACAGTTCAAATTCATCTATAAATTTTAATACAAGACTGCAATATAATTATTCTACGGATGCAATTATTAGAAGTTATACGATAGATGATGATTATATTAGAACCAGCAGTTATCAAAATAATGGAGAAAGGCATCGTTTAAATGCTCAAGTTCGTTTTTCAAAAAAACTGAATAAATTAGGAGTTCGTTTTAATTTAAATAATCGATTTTTTTACAATTCTGCAAACTCAATAGTTAATTTTAATTTAAATAAAATCGAATCTCAAGATATCTCTACAAACTTTGTAATTCAGAATACAAGAAAGAGAAAAGTGGATTTGAAAGCTGGTGTTTTTTATGGTGTAAATAATACAAGTTTTTCTATAGAAAAAGATTTGGATAGAAAATTTACAACACAAAAATATTTTGGAATGGTAGATGTTGATGCTACCAAAAGACTAAATCTAAACACACAATTAGATTATATTATTTATAATGATGATAAGTTTGATATTCATCAAGAACTACCAATTTGGAATGCAGCAATGTCTTATTCATTGTCTCCAAAAAATAACATTGTAAAATTGGTATTAATCGATTTATTAAATAAAAATGTAGATGTTTTTAGAAGAAGTACAGATAATTTTTTCGAAGAAACTATAGGACAAAGTTTAGGTAGGTATGTAATTTTAAGTTACACTTACAGACTAAATAACGGAAAAAGAAAGCCTAAACGTAAAAGTAGTTAGGCTTTCTATAAAATCTTATTTTGATGTTAACATTTCTGGAGTAGCAACAGTTCTAAAACCCATATGGTCTGAACCAGAATCTATAGCTACGCCCATTTTTGCTGATATTCTAAAACTTGCACAATACGACTCGTGGCATAAAAAAGAACCACCTTTCATAACGTGTTCTACTTGATAAGGATTACTTGGACTATAAGATCTTTCAGCTCCTCTAGGATTTAAAAGAGGTTGAGAAATATCTAATTCTTGATAATGATTTACGTTAAATAAATCGCTTGTTAATTCCCAAACATTCCCTAGCATATCATACAAACCAATACTATTTGGTGGGTAAGATTTGGTAGCAGAAATAAATTCAAAACCATCTTTAGATTCATTTTTAGTAGGAAAAACACCTTGCCAAGTATTTGCATTTGAGTTTAAAATTGATGCATCATTCCCCCAAGTATAAATAGTATTTGTGTTGTTACCTTGAGCAGCAGATTCCCACTCTGCTTCTGTAGGTAAACGTCTGTTGGCCCATTTACAGTAAGCCAAAGCATCTTCTAGAGCAATATGTACAACAGGGTAATTATCTTTACCTTCAATAGAAGATTCTGGTCCTGAAGGATGTCTCCAATCAGCACCAATTTTCCAAGTCCACCATTGTTGATAATTGTTCATATTTGCAACTGCGTTTACATTTTTATTAAAAATTAAACTACCAGGTTGTAAAATAGAATCGTGAGGTTTTGGAGTTCCTGGAGGTAATTGAGCTTTCATTTCTTCCCAATCAATTTTGCGCTCTGCAACAGTTATATAATCAGTTGCTTTCACAAAATCGGCGTATTGTTTATTGGTAACTTCATTTACATCAATATAAAAACCATCAACAGTAACTTTATGCGCAGGTTTTTCTCTGGGCATAGCAAATTTATCAGATTCTTTTGCACCTCTTATAAAAGTTTTTCCTGCTACCCAAATCATGTTTTTAGGTGTTTCTATTGCTGATGATGTATTGTTGTCCGCAGGTTTTTTAGCTTCGTTTTTACAGCTAGATATTAATAAAACCAATGAAAGTAAAATAGAAGTAAAATAGAAAAAGCTTTTTTTAGAGTATTGTATCATTTAAGTGTTTTTTTTTGATATTAATTTTGGTTTATAAAAGTAATACTTAATCTTGCTTTAATGCTTAAAAGCCATTTGTTATTTTGGTTAAAAAGCGGTTAAAAGAACATTTATTCCAAAAATAAAACCATTTATTCTATTAAAAATATTGTTTTTAAAAAAATAGAAAACCTACCAGTTCCTACTAGTTGTTATTGTTATTTATTTTGTAAGTTTGTGGTATGGATATTGTTTTTCTTAAAAGTGATTCTGGTAAACCTAAATACAAGCAAATAATTGCTTCTATAGAAGATGCTATTGTTAGTGGCGTGTTAAAAAAGGGAGATAGATTACCTTCTTTAAATAAGATTAAAAACCAACATTCACTTTCTAGAGATACTGTTTTGTCTGCTTTTAATGAGCTAAAAAATCGCGGAATTATACATTCTGTGGTAGGTAAAGGCTATTACGTATCAACAGAAAATGTAAATATAGAACAGAAGGTTTTTTTACTTTTCGATGAATTAAATTCTTTTAAAGAAGATTTGTATAATTCGTTTTTACAAGGTTTAGATGAAAATATTCAGGTAGATATCTTTTTTCATCATTTTAATAAAGACGTTTTTGCAAAGCTAATTAATGATAATATTGGCAAGTATAGTTACTACGTTATAATGCCTGCAAATTTAGCAGATACAGAAAAGGTAATAGACAATCTGCCAACCGAAAAAGTATATATTTTAGATCAAGTACATAAGAGTTTATCTCAATATTCTGCTATTTATCAAAATTTTGAAAAAGATATTTTTAAAGGTCTTTCTTTAATGCTGATGAATATTGTAAAATATGAGAAAGTAATTTTAGTATTTTCAGAAGAAAAACAACCTAAAGGTATTTTAAAAGGCTTTCAATCATTTTGTAATCAGTATAATATAACTTCAGAGGTTATTCCGTCTATGAAAAAGAGAGTTATAGAAAAAGGTGAGGTTTATATCGTTTTAGAGGATAAAAATTTAATAAGAATCATAAAAAATATCAAGGAAAAAAAATTAACTTTAGCAAAAGATATTGCTATTGTTTCTGTTAATGACAATATGCTTAAAGAAATTGTAGAAGGTGGTATTACCACAATTTCTACAGATTTCAAGTTAATGGGTAAAAGATTGGCAGAAATGATTCTTAATAAAGAACAAGTGAAAATTGAAAACCCTAGTAGTTTAATCTTAAGAAAATCTATATAACGTGTACAAAGTTAAAACCTTATCAGAAAATGGATTGAGTTTTATAGAATTACAAAACTCAACAAAAACCACCACAGCAAAAATTTGTTTAGAACAAGGAGCAAGATTGCAAGAGTTAAAATTTAATGATGTTTATTTAATTAAAGAACAGCCAAATTTCGACTATGCTTCATCTTATGCTTCGTCAATTTTATTTCCGTTTGCAAGTAGAATTAAAGACGGTAAATACAGGTTTCATGGCGCAGATTATCAACTCAATAAAAATGATGCAGGTAAAAGTGCCTTACATGGTTTAGTTTATGACAAAAAGTTCGATCTTTTTGAGCCAGAAGAACATCAACATTGTTGTTTTGCAACCTTTAATTATTATGAATATGAATTGAGCGAAGGTTTCCCTTTTACATATATTATTTCAGTTACTTACACACTTTTCGAAGATCATTTAAGAATGAATGTAAGTGTTAAGAATACAGATGATAAACCTTTTCCATTTACCTTAGGTTGGCATCCTTATTTTAATTGTAGCGATTTTAAAAACAGTAATTTATCTTTTAGTAGCGATAAAAAAGTTGTATTCGATAAAAACCTAATCACTAAAGAAGTTGTTGCAGAAAAAACACCAGAGGTTTTTAACTTAGAAGACAAACAATTAGATGATTGTTTTATTTTAAATGATAATAAAGTTGGCTTTTCAACACCAGATTATAAAATTGAAATATCACAGAATTCACAAGAGAATTTCTTACAATTATACACACCTAAAGATGTACCTGTAATTGCTGTAGAGCCTATGACTGGTATTTCTGATACTTTTAATAACAAAATCGGAATTCAGGTTTTAGAACCAGGGAGAACTTTTTCCTTAAACTGGAACTTAAAACTGATTAACTAAAAACAAAACAATAATGAAGGAAGCTTTTATTAATGAAGTTAAAACTAAATTTTTATCCACTTTTAGTACAGAACCAATGCTTGTTTTTTCTCCTGGTAGAATAAATATTATTGGAGAACATACAGATTATAATGGTGGCTTTGTATTTCCTGCTGCGGTAGATAAAGGTATTTATGCTGCAATTCAAAAAAGCGATTCTGGCAGTTCTACTGCAATTGCAGTAGATTTAGATAGCACCATAGAGTTTGAATTAGATAAACTAAAACCATCTAAAGAAGGTAGTTGGGAAAACTACGTTTTTGGTGTGGTTGCAGAAATACAAAATAGAAATAAAGTTGTTGGCGATTTTAATATCATTTTTAAAGGAGATATTCCTGGTGGTGCAGGTATGTCATCATCAGCAGCATTAGAGAATAGTGTGGTATTTGGTTTAAACGAGTTATTTAATTTAGGCTTAACCAAAACAGAAATGATTTTAATTTCTCAGAAAGCAGAACATAATTATGTAGGTGTAAATTGCGGAATTATGGACCAGTATGCAAGTATGTTTGGTATCGAAAATAATGCTTTATTATTAGATTGCAGAACAATAGAAGCGAAGTCTTATGAAATCGATTTTAAAGACCATCAATTGATACTCATCAACACAAACGTAAAACATAGTTTGTCTGATAGTGCTTATAATGATAGAAGATCGGCTTGTGAAAGTATTGCAAAATTACTTGAAGTAGATACTTTAAGAGATGCTACAGAAGCAGATTTAGAAAAAATTATTGATAAAGTTACACCAGAAAATTATCAAAAAGCGTTGTATGTAATTCAAGAAATTGAAAGAACACAAAAAGCTGCAAAAGCCATAGAGGAAAATGATTTAGAAACTTTAGGTGGTTTGATTTATGCATCACATAATGGTTTGCAACATCAATATAAAGTAAGTTGTGACGAGTTAGATTTTTTGGTAGACCAAGCTAAGAAAAACAAAAATATTTTAGGAGCAAGAATGATGGGTGGTGGTTTTGGTGGTTGTACCATTAACTTAATTGCCAGAGATGAAGTAAAAGCATTTGCAGAATCTGCTTCTAAAGCCTATAAAACTAAATTCGATAAAGACTGTTCTGTATATTTTATAGAATTATCTCAAGGAACGCATTTGGTAAATTAAACTTGAATTAAAATAGTAAGAAATTAAAATAATGGAAAATACAAATTTGCAAGATTACTCTCATAAAAGATATAACATCTTAACAGGAGAATGGGTTTTGGTTTCTCCTCATAGAGCAAAACGACCTTGGCAAGGTCAAAACGAAGAAATTTCTACAGAAAAAAGACCTTCTTATGACGAAAACTGCTATTTGTGCCCAACAAATACAAGAATTAATGGTGAAGTAAATCCAGATTATAAAGACGTTTTTGTTTTTACAAACGATTTTGCGGCGCTGCAAAAAGATTCACCTACTTTTAGTGTAAATGACGGTTTATTTAAAGCAGAAAGCGAAAAAGGAATTTGTAAAGTAATCTGTTTTAGTCCAGATCATTCTAAGAGTTTGGCAGAAATGGAAGTGGAAGATATTAAAAAAATTGTGCACGTTTGGCAAGAAGAATATGCAACTTTAGGCGAAAATGAAATGATTAATTATGTTCAGATTTTCGAAAATAAAGGAGCTGTAATGGGGTGTAGTAATCCACATCCTCATGGACAAATCTGGAGTCAATCTACTCTACCAAATGAAGTTGATAAAAAAGATAGACATCAAAAGGAATATTTTAATAAAAATAACACTAGTCTTTTAGCAGATTATTTATTACAAGAATTAGAAGCTAAAGAAAGAATTATTTTTGAAAATGATGATTTTGTTGTGCTTACTCCTTTTTGGGCAGTTTGGCCTTTCGAAGTTATGATTGCTCCTAAAAAAGCAAAAAAGAATATTTTAGAATTATCAGATACAGAAGCTAGAAATTATGCAAAAGCAATTTCTGTAATTACAAGTACTTATGATAAGTTATTTAATACTTCATTTCCATATTCTAGCGGAATTCATCAAGCGCCAACAAATGGAGAAGAAAATGAGCATTGGCATTTTCA contains:
- a CDS encoding outer membrane beta-barrel protein produces the protein MKYKKRFLNNCINKCLLLIGFIGFSISIQAQNSGIKGIVTDNQKIPLEMVSVAILSPKDSTFLSYATTDLKGIFHLQDVPKDTVIIQLNLLGFTQYSKKLVYNNSLIDLKTIVLEDDVSSLDEIVIAAVVPIQIKKDTVSYNANSFKVNHDDNIEGLLGKLPGMEIEDGKIISQGNAVTKIMIDGKEFFGGDPSIVLKNISADAIAKVEVIDKKSDEAELTGVSDGNKQIVINFTLKKTKKNRGFGKVSGGLGLDNRYFGNANYNQFNSKTQLSVIGKFNNINITGSNIQGFLENADGVADESEDDTNDNFNIKQKSLSGFLETKVTGVHYGRELKKRESLNADYFYNASENSGISETNRINFTNTNNFNFKSTNDYLNTTNNHNFNFNYENKANKTHTIKLRGRFYTDDRNYNLDRKGVYENENNEIVTENNLLSNNTTFKKYGNINFNLYRRLLKKGRSFNTGFNWVVNNYDRENDQHTFITRNINTDTPVYQEIIALRDEESSSSNFNLRFKYTEPLGGNHYLNAEVNASFYDVDESTDQSRTTIKTTIEEDFIKFDYTFFQNIMRTKLFHSYNTPKINISTTMELYNLRREFGQEIDQIYTKEKLYVTPSFFFQYKPNRGEKLRFTYRRVIRAPRPRETNPFINDLSPYFIRTGNVDLQPEKVHSFVSFYNVNSSNSSINFNTRLQYNYSTDAIIRSYTIDDDYIRTSSYQNNGERHRLNAQVRFSKKLNKLGVRFNLNNRFFYNSANSIVNFNLNKIESQDISTNFVIQNTRKRKVDLKAGVFYGVNNTSFSIEKDLDRKFTTQKYFGMVDVDATKRLNLNTQLDYIIYNDDKFDIHQELPIWNAAMSYSLSPKNNIVKLVLIDLLNKNVDVFRRSTDNFFEETIGQSLGRYVILSYTYRLNNGKRKPKRKSS
- a CDS encoding formylglycine-generating enzyme family protein; protein product: MIQYSKKSFFYFTSILLSLVLLISSCKNEAKKPADNNTSSAIETPKNMIWVAGKTFIRGAKESDKFAMPREKPAHKVTVDGFYIDVNEVTNKQYADFVKATDYITVAERKIDWEEMKAQLPPGTPKPHDSILQPGSLIFNKNVNAVANMNNYQQWWTWKIGADWRHPSGPESSIEGKDNYPVVHIALEDALAYCKWANRRLPTEAEWESAAQGNNTNTIYTWGNDASILNSNANTWQGVFPTKNESKDGFEFISATKSYPPNSIGLYDMLGNVWELTSDLFNVNHYQELDISQPLLNPRGAERSYSPSNPYQVEHVMKGGSFLCHESYCASFRISAKMGVAIDSGSDHMGFRTVATPEMLTSK
- a CDS encoding winged helix-turn-helix domain-containing protein gives rise to the protein MDIVFLKSDSGKPKYKQIIASIEDAIVSGVLKKGDRLPSLNKIKNQHSLSRDTVLSAFNELKNRGIIHSVVGKGYYVSTENVNIEQKVFLLFDELNSFKEDLYNSFLQGLDENIQVDIFFHHFNKDVFAKLINDNIGKYSYYVIMPANLADTEKVIDNLPTEKVYILDQVHKSLSQYSAIYQNFEKDIFKGLSLMLMNIVKYEKVILVFSEEKQPKGILKGFQSFCNQYNITSEVIPSMKKRVIEKGEVYIVLEDKNLIRIIKNIKEKKLTLAKDIAIVSVNDNMLKEIVEGGITTISTDFKLMGKRLAEMILNKEQVKIENPSSLILRKSI
- a CDS encoding aldose 1-epimerase, translating into MYKVKTLSENGLSFIELQNSTKTTTAKICLEQGARLQELKFNDVYLIKEQPNFDYASSYASSILFPFASRIKDGKYRFHGADYQLNKNDAGKSALHGLVYDKKFDLFEPEEHQHCCFATFNYYEYELSEGFPFTYIISVTYTLFEDHLRMNVSVKNTDDKPFPFTLGWHPYFNCSDFKNSNLSFSSDKKVVFDKNLITKEVVAEKTPEVFNLEDKQLDDCFILNDNKVGFSTPDYKIEISQNSQENFLQLYTPKDVPVIAVEPMTGISDTFNNKIGIQVLEPGRTFSLNWNLKLIN